In Deinococcus maricopensis DSM 21211, the sequence CGAAGCACCACGGAGGAAACCACAATGGAACTGAAAGCGATCGCCCGCACGGGCCAAGAGAAGCTGAGCGAGGGCTACATGCCCGCCGTCGCGTACCACCAGGGCACGAACGTCATGTTCGCCATCGAGCGCAAGGCGTTCGACCGTGCGTTCCGCCAGCAGGGCAAGACCGGCCTGTTCGACATCGCCATCGAAGGCGGCGAAACCTTCCCCGCGCTCGTGAAGGCCGTGCAGATGGACAAGCGTAAGCGCGAAGCCATCCACGCGGACTTCCTGATGGTCACGTACGGTGAGCCCGTCCAGGTGGACGTGCCCGTGCACACCACCGGCAAGAGCCAGGGCGAAATCATGGGCGGCCTCGTGGACGTCGTCGTGCACAACCTCAGCGTCATCGCGCCCGGCCCGCGCCGCATCCCCACGGAAATCGCCGTGGACGTGACCAAGCTGAACATCGGTGACCACGTCAAGGCCGGCGACATCGCCCTGCCCGACGGCGTGAAGCTCGCGTCCGACGCGGACCTGACGGTCATCAGCGTGCTGCCCCCGCGCCTCAGCGAAGGCGAAGCGGCCGCCGAGCAGCAGGCCGCCCAGGTGGCGGGCCTCGTCGCCGCCGGCGAAATCAGCGCCGAAGCGGCCGAAGCCGTCCTGGAAGGCGACGCGACCCTCGAAGACGTCAAGCCCACCAGCGAAGAAACCGCCGCGGAGTAAACCTCTGCGCAACGAGGGGCGGGCGCGTGTGCGCCCGCCCCTCGTTCGTCTGTTCAGCGCTGCGGGCCCGCAGCATCAGCGCAGCAGGCCCGCAGCGGCGTTGATGGTAAGCGCCACGAGGACCGTGCCGAACAGGTAACTGACCAGCGCGTGCCGCAGCAGCAGGCGACGCATCGGCCGGGACGTCACGTCCGTGTCGGACACCTGGAAGGTCATCCCGATGGTGAACGCCAGGTACAGGAACTCCAGGTACGTGACGTGCCCGTCCGTGCCGGGAAAATCGATGCCGCCCTCCGGCGCGGTGAAGTACGCGTGCGCGTACCGCAGGGCGTACACCGTGTGCACCAGCGCCCACGAGAGCGCGACCGTGCCGACGCCCGCAGCGGTGAGCAGGGCCGCGAGCGTCGGCGCGCGCGCCTCCAGGGTGCCCGCGCGGGCCAGTGCGAACCCCACACCGACCAGACTCGCCACGCTGCCCGCCACGACCAGCGCCGCCGACACGGCGCGCGAATCGTCCTCGCTCGTGGCGATGGCGCGCGTGAGGGCCGTGTCGGCGCGGCGCATCACGTGCAGCGCGCTCAGCAGGAACGTCAAAGCCAGGGCGTCCCACGCGACCAGTGCGCGTAGCTCCCACGGCACGCGCGGCAGCAGCGCGCACAGCAGCCATGCACCCAGGCCGGCCAGCAGGGCCAGCGCGAGGCGCGTCTTGGCGGGCGCTTCGCCCAGTCGCCAGTGCATGCCGCTCAGCTTAGCGGGCGGCACGCGCATGCGCGTGCCGCCCGCTAAGTTCAGGGCTCAGGTCAGTACTGGCGCCCGAAAATGACGCGCTTGCCGTACGCGCTGGGCTTGCCGGTATGCACGCAGACGCCCTCTTCCGCCTCGCCGAACAGGTCGCCGTCCATGGGGACGTTGCGGATCGTCGCCTTGGTGTCTTCCTTGATCTGGCGTTCGCTGTCGGCGTCGCCGCAGTGGAACGCACGCACCCACTTGCCCGCGTCGATCGCGGCCTTGAAGTCCTCGTACGTGTCCACCGTGACGGTGTGCTCCTGCATGAACGCGCGCGCGCGGTCATACAGGAACTGCTGGATGCCCGAGAGGCGCGCGGCCATGCCGCTGATCGCCTCGTGGCGTGGCAGCGTCTCCTTCTCGTCACCGGTGCGGTTCTTGACGACGACGACGCCGCTCTCAAGGTCGCGCGGGCCGAGCTCCATGCGGACGGGCACGCCCTTGAGTTCCCAGTCGTTGTACTTGAAGCCGTTCGTGACGCCGTCGCGCTTGTCGACCTTTACGCGCACGCCCTGCGCGCGCAGTTCCCCCGCGAGCGCTTCGGCCTCGGCGATCATCTGGTCGACGTTGTCCTTGCGGAACACCGGGATGATGACGACCTGGTGCGGCGCGATTTCCGGCGGGAGCATCAGGCCCTTGTCGTCGCCGTGCGTCATGATGAGCGCGCCGATGATGCGGCTGCTGATGGCCCAGCTGGTCGTGTGCGCGTACTCCTCACGCTGCTCGCGCGTCTGGAATTTCACGTCAAACGCGCGGCTGAAGTTCTGCCCGAGGTAGTGGCTGGTGCCGCTCTGCAGCGCCTTGCCGTCGCGCATCATGCCCTCGATGCTGTACGTGGCGACCGCCCCGGCGAAGCGCTCACTGGCGCTCTTCTCGCCGCGCACCACCGGCAGCGCGAGCACGTCGCGGCAGAAGCGGTGGTAGAGGTTCAGCATCGCCATGACTTCCGCGCGCGCCTCGGCCTCGTCGGCGTGCGCGGTGTGCCCCTCGTGCCAGTAGAACTCGCTGGTGCGCAGGAACGGCTTGGTACGCAGTTCCGCGCGGAACACGCTGCCCCACTGGTAATGCAGGAACGGCAGGTCACGGTAGCTGTTGAGCCACTGCGACCACATGTGCCCGATGATGGTCTCGCTGGTCGGGCGCATGACGTACGGCTCGGCGAGGACTTCGGTGCCGATCTTGTTCACGGTGAACAGTTCCGGCGCGAAGCCTTCCACGTGGTCCGCTTCCTTGGTGATGAAGCTCATGGGGATCAGGGTGGGGAACACGAGGCTCTCGTGGCCGGTCGCCTTGAACTCGTCGTCGAGCCAGCGCTGGATGCGTTCCCAGATGGCGCTGCCGTACGGCTTCATGACCATCGCGCCCGCGACGGGGCTGTGGTCCGCGAGGTCCGCCTTGCGGACGACTTCGTTGTACCACTCGTTGAAATCGACGCTCTGAGGCGTCACGCCGAATTGCTGCGCTTTCTTGTCCTGCGTCATCACGTCAGGATAGCCGTTCGGACTGGGTGCTGCGTGACCGTCTGCCCCCCGACTTCAGGACGCGCGCATGCGCCGCTCAGACGCCGCGCCTACCGTGAGCGCAGGAGGACGAACCATGACGCAGAACAGCGACCAGAACAGCCTGAACCAGATTGACGACCGCCTGATGCAGGAATTGCGCGAACGCATCACCGAGCACCTGCAGGTGAAGGACGTGAACGGCGAGCACGTCGGCACGGTCGACCACCTCGAAGGGGACCGCATCAAGCTGACGCGCACGGACAGCCGCGACGGGCAGCACCACTACATTGACCTGTCGGACGTGCGCAGCGCGGACGACGTGGCCGTGTACCTCGACAAGGCGCGTGACCAGCTTCACCTCGCCTGACCGAACGACCACCTGAAAGGGACCGGGGCGCCCGGTCCCTTTCATCCTGCCGGGGCGGAGGTGCGCCGACGCCCAATGCCCTGCCCGAACAGCGCGACGTTCAGGGTCATCATCACGAACGCGAACACCGGCAACCCCAGCAGCGCCGCGATGCCCACGTGCATGGCGAGCGTGCCCGCCAGCCACACGGGCCTCGTGGCGCGCGGCCAGATGAACAGCACGTACCCGAGTTCCAGCGCCAGGGTCCCCCACGCCACCAGCGTCGCCAGCCACGGCACCTGCGCCAGCCACGTCGTGTCAAGCATCTGCAGCTGCGGCGTCTGCAGCGCGCGCCAGATGGCCTCGCCCGTCCACCACTGCTCCCCCTGCGCCTTGTGCCACCCGGCCGAGAAGTACGTCCACGCCAGCTGCGCCTGCGCGGCGCGCCACACGACCGCCGCGCCCAGCGACGGCCCGTCCGCGCGCGTGAAGGCGCTCAGCGCCGTGTGGAACAGGGCGACTTTCGCGTACAGGTCCACACCGTACGCGTTGAAGGCGCTGCTGTTTACGAGCGCCAGGTGCGTGAGCATCGCCACGGGACCGTTCAGGCGCGGCGCCCAGTTCAGCAGCAGCGCCAGCAGGGCGAGCAGATACGCGCCGTACGTGACGTTCACGAGCGCCTCGGGGGTCACGCCGAGCGGCGCGAGCCGCACCGCGAGGCCACCGAGGCGCGGCAGCCACGCGTCCAGCTGCAGGTCGTTGATGACCCACGGCAGCAGGCCGTGGTTGCCGTACAGCGCCTGAATCTGCGGCAGGTCGATCAGGCCCTTGATGAGCAGCGTTGCCGCGACGATCCGGCGGACGTTCAGGAGCTTGCGTGGAGCGTCGGGCACGTCGAACGCGCGTTCCAGGCGCACACGCAGGGCAGGCAGGTGGGCAGTCAGCGTCATCGGGCGTCTCCTTTGAGGGTGAAGGTCGCGTCGTAGAAGTCGTGCGTGCGGGTGCGGGCACCGGTGCGGGCCGCGCGCATGGACGGCACCAGGTGATCCGTGAGGACCACGCGTACGCGCACGGCGTCCGGCGCGTCGTTCAGGGCGTACGTGGCGAGCGTCCGGGCGAGCAGGTCGTAGGTGCGGAGCTTTTGCGTGGCCAGCATCAGGGTGCTGACGTGACTGTCGAACTCGCTGTGCCCGAACCCGAACGTGCGGGTGCGCGTGCGGCCCTGCGCGTCCGTGACCTGCAGGCGCGCGCTGATCTGGTCCGGGATGCTGGGCGAGAAGAACCCGTACGTTTCCCCGGCGCCGCTCACGTTGCGGTACGCGCCGATCAGGGCGCCGGCGACGTTCGGGGGCGCGGGGACGCCCGTGACGGCCCCGATGGCACTCAGGGTCACGTGGAGGGCGAGGTAGGCGCCCAGCAGGGCGCCCGGGCGGAGCAGGGCAGGCGGGGCGCGGCGGGGCGTGGCAAGCATGCAGACCTCCTGGGTGGGGAGGCCCGCCCACAGGGCGGGCCTGGACGTGTCAGCGGACGTCGAGTCGGTACAGGTTCTGGTCCACGCCGCGCAGGACGTTCTGAATGCGGTCGAAGGCGTCCTTGGAGAAGAAGTTCTTGAGGGTGATGCTCTCGTGCACCGCCGCCGAAATGCCGGGGTTGGTGAGGCTGACGCCGGCGCGGCGCGCCGAGAGCTGCACGTTCGCCATGGACAGGGCGCCGCGCGTGACCATGGCGGTCCGGCCGTTCGCGGCGGGGAGGTTCGCGCTGAACCGGACGCTCTTCTGGTTGCCTTCCTTGAGGATGTCGAGGATTTTCTGCGCGGCGGCGGGGTCCTGGATGCTGAGGAACATCTCGCGTCCGGCGCCCTGCGCGAACGCAGCGAGGCTGCCGGTGGCGGCGAGGGCAAGGAGGGCGGCGGTCAGGGTTTTGTGCGTGCGGTTCATGGTGAGCTCCTTGGTGCCCTGAGGAACGGGTCTGCGTGGAGGCCGGAGTTGGGCGAGCCCCGGGCGGGCGCGGCGGGTGGTTGCGGGCGGCGCGGTCGTGTGCGGTGCGGGCCGGGGGGCGCCCCGGTGATCACCTCCTTTCGTTGTGCGCTTACGGTAGTTGGGGGGGCGTGCCACGCCCGTGACCCGGCGGGCGCGTGGGCGTGACCCGGCATGAACGCGCCCGCAGAAAGGCCGCGCCGGAGCGTCCGGCGCGGCCTTTCTGCGGTGATGTGGTGGGAAGCATGACGGAGGCGCCAGCGGTGGCGCTTCGTGGAGTGCGGCGTGGCTTTTGAAGGTCCGCTTGGTCCGAAGGGACCGCGGCGAGGGCTTATTGCACGCGGCAGATGTAGGTCACGCTGGCGGGTGCGGGCGTGCCGAGCTGGTCGAGGGTGCAGCTGGCGGTGCGGCCTCGCACGCGGTTCAGTGCCGCAGCGCGCGCAGGGAACATGGCGCTCAGGCCGACCGTACTGGTCTTGCCGAATGCCGGGACGACGAAGCTGAGCGTACGGGTGGCGGCGCGCACCTGCCTGACGCTGAGGCCGCGGAAGGTCAGGCGGAACGTCTGGCCGGGGTCAATGGGCACGACGGTGGGGTCGCCGCTCACGCCGCCCTGCGGGACGATGATGGCGCCGTTGCCGCACGGCCCGAAGGGCTTGGCGATTCGGGCGAGGCCGCCGCAGTCCACGTTCAGGGTGGTGGGCGCGGCGTGCACGGGGAGGGTGGCGGCGAGCAGGGTGGCGAGGGCGGCAAGGGTGTGGCGTGCGTTCATGAAGTCCTCCGGTGGGTTGGGACGGCCGTGGCGTGCGGCGGGGCGGGTGGGGTGGTCATGCGGGCGTGCAGTGCGTCGCGCTCGGCGGCGTACGGGCCGCCCGGGTGGGCGGCACTGAGGGCGCGCAGCAGCTGGAGGGCTTCGGGGGCGGGGACGCGTCCGGTGCGCAGCAGCGCCTGCGCGTCCGCGAGGTGCTCGGGGGGGGCATTCTGCGCGCGGAGTTGCCCGGCGAGGTACAGGGCGCGCACGGGGGGGAGGTGCAGGCCGGGGCACTCGCCGGGCGGTACGGCGGGGTGCAGTTCGGCCAAGAGCGTCCAGGCGCGCCCGCGGTCCTCGGCGTCGCCGGCGCTGGGGTCGTCGAGCAGCGCGCGCAGGTGCGCGGCGGCGCGAGTGGTGTGACCGCGCGCGATCTCAAGTTCGGCGTGCTGGACAGTCCATTGGGCGCGCAGGGCCGGGTGCTGCGGGAGGTGCGTCTGGGCGGCGCGCAGGTGCGCTTCGGCGAGGTCGTCGTCAGGGAGCGTGAGGGCCAGGCGGGCGAGCAGCAGATGCGCGAGCGTTTCGAGGTCCGGCAGGGCGTGATGAACGGCGAGCTGGAGCTGTTCGTGCGCGTGCGCGTGCGCGGCGTGCAGGTCGCCGCGCGCCGTATGCAGGAACGCCAGGTGGTGCAGGAAGTGCGCCTCCAGCCGGGGGTTTTGCGGCGCGCGGGCAAGCGCGAGGCCGCCTTGCAGGTACGGTTCGGCGGCGTCCAGGTCGTAGGCGTCCAGGTGGAGTTTGCTGAGGTTCAGCAGGACGCTGCGTTCCAGCAGGCGGTGGCCGGTGTCGCGCGCGAGCGTGAGGGCGCACTCGAGGTGCGCGGCGCAGGCGTCGGGGTCGCCGCGCGCAGCGGCGAGTTGCGAGGCGACGTTGTGCGCCATGAGCAGGCCCGTGCGGGCGCCCGCGCGTTCCAGGTGGGTGAGCGCCTGCCGGACGTGCGCGTGTCCGGTCGGGTGGTCGCCGAGCGCGAGGGCGCACGCGGCCAGGGAGTTGTGCAGGCGGCCCGTGAGTTCCGGGGGGAGGTCGGCGTGGGCGTTCAGCGCGGCGGTGAGGAGCGCGCGGGCGCGTTCGGGGTGGCCGGCGCGCAGGTGGGCGTTGCCGCCGTGCAGGTGCGCCCAGCCCTGTTGTTCAGGGGTGGCGTAGGGGTCGTTCAGGGTGGCGTGGGCGTGCGCGAGGGCGTCGGGGTACGCGGCGCACTGGAAGGCGTATTCGGCGAGGGCGAGGTGCACGGCGGCGGTTTCAGCGGGGGTGGCGTGTGCCTGCGCGGCCTGCAGGTCAGCGTGCCAGGCGGCGCGGTCGTCGAGGGCGAGGTGCACGCGGGCGCGGTGGAGGTGCAGGTGCGTGCGGGTGGTGCCGGTCAGCGGTCCGGTGAGGGCCCGCTCGAAGTGCGTGAGGGCCTGCGGGTACGCAAAGACGTGCAGGGCGGCCTCGGCGGCCTGCATGTGCCAGGGAGCGGCCTGCGCGTCCAGGCCGGCGGCGTCGAGGTGGTGGGCGATGCGGTCGGGGGGGCCACCGTGGTCGGTGAGAGCCTGGGCGGTGCGGCGGTGCAGGAGGCGGGTGCGTTCGGGGGTGAGGCCCTGCTGGATGGCGCGGCGGGTGAGGTCGTGCATGAAGCGGCCCAGGCCGTCGTGGGTGGTGAGGAGCGCGGCAGCCTGGGCGCGTTCGAGGGCGTCGAGGGCGGTCCAGTCGTCGAGGGCGGTGACGTGCTGAATGACGTCCACGGGGAAGGGGTCGCCGTGGGTGGCGGCGGCGTCGAGGACGCGCCGGGTGGCGGCGTCGAGGCGGGCGAGGCGGGCGCGGATGGCTTCGCGCACGCCGGTGGCGAGCGGCAGGGCGCCGGCGTCGGTGCGGGTGAGCGCGCCGCGTTCCTGCAGGTCACGCAGGGTTTCGAGGGTGAACAGGGGGTTCCCGCCGGACGCGGCGTGCAGGGTGTGGGCGAGGTCGTCGGGGAGGTGGGGGGTGAGGGCGTGCAGGAGCGCGCGGGTGCCGCCTTCACTGAGGGGCGTGAGGGGGAGGTGCAGGGTGAGGCCGGCGCGGTCGAGGGTGTGCAGGGCGGCGCGGGCGGGGGCGTTGTCGCTCAGTTCGTCGGGGCGGGCGGTGGCGAGGATGCGGGCGTGGTGCTGGGGGGCGCGGCGGGTGAGGTCGCCGAGCAGTTCGGCGGCGGTGGGGTCGAGGTGGTGGAGGTCGTCGAGCAGGAGGGCGCCGCCGTGCGCGGCGCACAGCAGCGCGCGTGTGACGCCTTCGAGGAAGCGGGCGCGGTCTTCGGGGCGCGGTGGGGCGGGTGGGCGGCCGGGGAACAGGTCCGGGAGCAGGCGCGCGAGTTCGGCGGTCCAGGGTTCCGGCAGGGTGCGCTGCAGGTGGGGGGCGTGGGCGCGGAGGGCGTCGGCGACGGTAGCGAGGGGGGTGGCGGTGCGGGCGGCGTCGCCGTGGATGGTGACGAGGGGGGTGGTGCCGCGCAGGTGCTCGTGGGCGAGACGGGTTTTGCCGATGCCGCCCTCGCCGAGGATCAGGGTGAGGGGAGCGGCGGCGTCAGTGAGGGCGCGCAGTTCGCGTTCACGGCCCACGAGGGGGGCGTTGCGGGGAGTGGGGTGCCGGGCGGGGAGGGTGGGCGCGGCGGTGGGGGCGTCGTCGGTGGCGATGCGCCGGGCAAGGGCGCGCGTTTCGGGGAGGGGTTCGAGGTGCAGTTCCGCGCGGAGGTGCGCACGGAAGCGGTCGTAGTGCGCGAGGGCGGCGGCGCGGTCGCCGAGATGGTGGTGGAGGCGCATGACGTGCCGGTGGTGCGTTTCGGCGAGGGGGTCGTCGTGCAGGGCGGTGAGGTGCGCGTGGAGGGCGCCGCGCAGGTCGCCGTGGTCCTCAAGGGCGTGAGCGTAGGTCTCGAGGAGCGTGGCGCGCTGTTGCTGGAGCAGGGCGCGGCGGGCGTCGAGCCACGCGGCGAATTCCGGTTCGGCGCTGAAGTCGAGGGTGCCGAGCAGCGGGCCGCGGTACAGGGCGAGCGCGGTGGGGGCGTCGGGCGCGGCGCTGAAGGCGTGGACGTCGGTGTGCATGGGCACCTGGAAGGTCACGGGGTCGTCGGCGCCGTGCAGGAGGGGGGCGAGGGGGGTGGCGCGCAGGCGGTAGAGTTCGCGGCGCAGGTTCATGCGGGCGCTGTCCTCGTCGAGATCGCTCCAGAGGAGGCCGGCGAGGTGGGCGCGGCGTTGTGGGCCGTCGAGGGCGATGAGGGTGAGGGCCGCGAGGGCTTTACGGCGGCGCAGGGGCACGGCCTGGTCCGCGATCCGCGCGTGCGGTTCTCCGAGCAGCAGCAGTTCGACCATGGGGTTCCCGGGGTGGAGGTGGGTTTATGGTACGCCTGTGGGGGGCGTGGGTGGAGGGGTGGAAGGTCACGCGAGGGCGGGGCGACTGGCTGGAAGCGTTCCCATCCTGGGGTAGCATGAAGTGTGCTGACCCCGGACTTCCGCGAGGAACTGCGCCTCGCCTTCGACGACGACCGCGACGCCGACGCGTTCCTGCTGCGCCTCGACCGCTACTGGCCGGACCTCACCGCCGCGCTCGGCACCGTCTACCCGGACGCCCTGGCGGACCTGGAACGCACCCTCGCCACCCGCATGGTCATGAGCTACCACGAGCGGCCCGTGGACCTCAAACGCCTCGACCACGCCCGCCTGCTGCAGGGCGACTGGCTGCAGCACCCCAGCACCACCGGGTACGTCGCGTACACCGACCGCTTCGCCGGCACCCTGAAGGGCGTCCACGAGCACCTCGACTATCTCAGCGACTTGGGCGTCACGTACCTGCACCTCATGCCGCTGCTCAAACCCCGGCCGGGTGAGAACGACGGCGGGTACGCCGTCATGGATTACAGGGCGGTGCGCGGCGACCTGGGCACCATGCAGGACCTCGCGGCGCTGACCAGAGCGCTGCGTGAACGCGGCATCAGCCTGTGCCTGGACCTCGTGCTCAACCACGTGGCCCGCGAGCACAGCTGGGCGCAGAAGGCGCGCAGCGGCAACAGGAAGTACCGTCAGTACTTCCACCTCTACGCGGACCGCACCGTGCCCGACCAGTACGAACAGACCCTGCCGGAGGTGTTTCCGGATTTCGCGCCCGGCAACTTCACCTGGGATGACGACGCGCAGTCGTGGGTGTGGACGACCTTCAACGCGTACCAGTGGGATCTGAACTGGGCGAACCCGGACGTGTTCGTGGAGTTCTGCGACATCCTGATGTACCTCGCGAACCGCGGCGTGGAGATCTTCCGGCTGGACGCCATCGCCTTCCTGTGGAAGCGCCTGGGCACCGACTGCCAGAATCAGCCGGAAGTGCACGCGATCACGCAGGCGCTGCGCGCCGTGATGCGCATCGTCGCGCCCGCCGTCGCGTTCAAGGCCGAGGCGATCGTCGCGCCGCACCAGCTCATTCATTACCTGGGGCGCGGCGAGCATTACGGGAAGGTCAGCGACCTCGCCTACCACAACAGCCTGATGGTGCAGATCTGGTCGAGCCTCGCGTCCCGCGACGTGACGCTGCTGGAGCGGGCGCTCGCGCACTTCCCGGAAAAGCCCGCCACGACCACCTGGGCGACGTACCTGCGCTGCCACGACGACATCGGCTGGGCCATCGCGGACGCGGACGCGCTCGCGGTGGGCCTGAGCGGCGACGGGCACCGCCGGTTCCTGTCGGACTTCTACAGCGGCGAGTTCCCGGGCACGTTCGCGCGCGGGCTGGTGTTCCAGCACAACCCGCGCACCGGGGACCGGCGCGTCAGCGGCTCCGCAGCCAGCCTCGCCGGGCTGGAACGCGCCCTGGAGGACGGCGACGCGCGCGAGATGCATCTGAGCCTCGCGCGCCTGCGGCTCGGGCACGCCGTCGTCCTCGGGTTCGGGGGTGTACCGCTGCTGTACATGGGAGACGAACTCGCCATGCTCAACGACTACAGCTTCCAGGACGTGCCGGAGCACGCCGCCGACAACCGCTGGGTGCACCGCCCGCGCATGGACTGGGCGCGCGCGCAGCGCCGCGCGGACCTGGGTACGCCCGAGGGGCGCATGTACACCGCGCTCGCGCACCTGCTGCGCGCGCGGCGCAGCCTCCCGCAGCTGCACGCGGGCGTCGAGTCGCGCGTGCGCCACAACCCGAACCCGCACGTGCTGATCCTCACGCGTGAACATCCGGTGGGGCGGCTGGTGCAGGTGTACAACTTCAGCGAGGCGCCGCAGACGCTCGACGCGCGCGTGTTCGAGCCGTACGGCTGGCCGGTCGCGGTGGACCGCATCACGGGCCTGCGCCTGCCGCTCGGCGCGGACGAGGTGGAAATCGCGCCGTACGCACACCTGTGGCTCACGGCGCCCTGAGCCCTCTCCCCCACCCCGCCGCGCGGGCCTAGCGGAGGGGTTTCAGGGTGAACGGCAGGGCGCGGCCCAGGCGGGGGTAGCGGTCGGCGCGCGCCGGGTTGCCCGGCCCGGTCAGCACCGTGAGCGGCCCGGGTTCGTGCGCGTCCAAGCGCAGCAGCGCGAGGCGGCCGGTGCTGTACGCGCCCAGGTCGAGGTACACCTGCCGGTCCAGCATGGCGGGCGCGTACACCGGGGTGTGCCCGTGCACGCTGTACGCGACGCCTGCGGGGAGCGTGAACGGCCCGTCGAACGGCCGCAGCCACAGCGCCGCCACGGTGGGACTCGGGTAGTCCCGGTGCGCTTTGGGCGGCGTGGCATGCACGACCATGACGCTCGGCCCGGCCGGCACGTCGTCATGAATCTGGCCGTCCGCATCGACGTACACGAGGCGCTTCAGGGCGTCGAGGTACCGAGCGAGACCCTCCGGGAAGTTCTCCAGCCCGAACCCGCCCGCTTCGCGGCGGACGCTTTCGCCGCCGTTCGTCGTCCACCACGACAGGCCTTCCAGCGCGCGGCGGTAGTCGTTCATGTCGCGCGACGCCTGATACGCGCGGTAGTTTTTGAGGCCCGTGAACGCCATCTGCTCGTGGTTGCCCATCAGCAGGGTCGCGCGGCCCTGCGCGTGCAGGTCCAGCAGGAACTCGGCGCATTCGAGGCTGCGCGGGCCGCGGTCGATGGCGTCGCCGAGGCTCACGAGGTGCGCGTCGTCTGGCAGTTCGCGCAGCGCGGCGAGCAGCAGGTCCGCGCGGCCGTGCAGGTCCGGCAGGACGTAGACGGGGCGGGTCATGCGTCCCCGTCGTGTTCGTCGCTGAAGTCGAGCAGCGTCTGCTTGCTGCGCTCGCGCAGCGCCTGCGCGCCGCCGGGCAGCGGCTCGAACTGCACGCCGTTGCCGGTGGGCGTCGCGCGGTACGCGGCGCCGGGGCGGGCGCCGGGCAGCCAGTGCAGGGGGAGTTCGGTGGTGAAGCCGTCTTCGAGTTCCACTTCGGCGAGGTGCGCGTCGGCGTCAATGGCGTCCACGACCAGCAGGGTCGCGCGTCGGGCCGGGTCGGTCATTCGGGCAGTGTAGCGCCCACACGTGAGGCGCGCGGCTGAGCGCGGCGTTCTGAGGTTCGTGAAGAGAGCGGTGAGAGCCATGAGCGTTTTCCTCATGCGCGCGCGCTACCTTGCGCGCATGACGCGGAGCGACGCGCACGAAGCCCAATACACCCGCAAGCTCGCGCTGGCGATCCTGAGCACCCTGCAGCAGAAAGGCGTGCTGAGCGCCGCCGAAGTGGACGCCATTCTGGTCGCGGCCCGCCGCGCCGCCGAGGACGCCACCCGCGCGAGCACGCCGCCCGCCGCGCCCGCACCGGACTTCTCGCAGGCGTGGGCGCAGCGCCGCCCGGCCCGCCCACAGCCTGCCGAGGCGCCCACCAGCACCCGCTCGGCCTCGCCGGTGAACGATCCCGCCGTACCGGAGGCGCCCCGCCCTGCGGCACCGGAAGTGCCCCGCGAGGTCAAGCTCGCCGCGCTGGCCGGGGCGGCGGGCGCCGCCCCGGCCAGCGCGGACGACGCGCCCGCGCCGCCCCTGCTGGACATCACGCTGTAGACGTCAACGTCAGTGGGCCAGCCAGCGGCGGGCGGCGTGCGTGATGCGGGGCATCACCACGTACGTCATTAGCATGACCACCGCCACCGCCAGGATCAGCAGCCGCACCGCCAGCGGCAGGTGCGCGAGCTGCGCGCCGATCAGCAGGTTGAGCAGCAGCTGCAGCGGGTACAGCGCAGCGACCGTCAGGACCACCATCTTCCAGCGGGGCGGCTGGCGCAGCGCGGGCGCGGAGGGCGGCGTGAACCAGAACTCCAGGCCCGGCTGGTGCTCGATGCGCGTCTCGCCGTCGAGCAGCGGGTGCAGGCGCTCCAGCCATTCCGCGCGCGTCGTGCTGGTTTCCCAGTCGGCGGCGTGACGGACATTGTCGAAGCGCACGACGAGGGTGTACTCCCCGTCGGGCGTCTGG encodes:
- a CDS encoding metallophosphoesterase; protein product: MTRPVYVLPDLHGRADLLLAALRELPDDAHLVSLGDAIDRGPRSLECAEFLLDLHAQGRATLLMGNHEQMAFTGLKNYRAYQASRDMNDYRRALEGLSWWTTNGGESVRREAGGFGLENFPEGLARYLDALKRLVYVDADGQIHDDVPAGPSVMVVHATPPKAHRDYPSPTVAALWLRPFDGPFTLPAGVAYSVHGHTPVYAPAMLDRQVYLDLGAYSTGRLALLRLDAHEPGPLTVLTGPGNPARADRYPRLGRALPFTLKPLR
- a CDS encoding ATP-binding protein — protein: MVELLLLGEPHARIADQAVPLRRRKALAALTLIALDGPQRRAHLAGLLWSDLDEDSARMNLRRELYRLRATPLAPLLHGADDPVTFQVPMHTDVHAFSAAPDAPTALALYRGPLLGTLDFSAEPEFAAWLDARRALLQQQRATLLETYAHALEDHGDLRGALHAHLTALHDDPLAETHHRHVMRLHHHLGDRAAALAHYDRFRAHLRAELHLEPLPETRALARRIATDDAPTAAPTLPARHPTPRNAPLVGRERELRALTDAAAPLTLILGEGGIGKTRLAHEHLRGTTPLVTIHGDAARTATPLATVADALRAHAPHLQRTLPEPWTAELARLLPDLFPGRPPAPPRPEDRARFLEGVTRALLCAAHGGALLLDDLHHLDPTAAELLGDLTRRAPQHHARILATARPDELSDNAPARAALHTLDRAGLTLHLPLTPLSEGGTRALLHALTPHLPDDLAHTLHAASGGNPLFTLETLRDLQERGALTRTDAGALPLATGVREAIRARLARLDAATRRVLDAAATHGDPFPVDVIQHVTALDDWTALDALERAQAAALLTTHDGLGRFMHDLTRRAIQQGLTPERTRLLHRRTAQALTDHGGPPDRIAHHLDAAGLDAQAAPWHMQAAEAALHVFAYPQALTHFERALTGPLTGTTRTHLHLHRARVHLALDDRAAWHADLQAAQAHATPAETAAVHLALAEYAFQCAAYPDALAHAHATLNDPYATPEQQGWAHLHGGNAHLRAGHPERARALLTAALNAHADLPPELTGRLHNSLAACALALGDHPTGHAHVRQALTHLERAGARTGLLMAHNVASQLAAARGDPDACAAHLECALTLARDTGHRLLERSVLLNLSKLHLDAYDLDAAEPYLQGGLALARAPQNPRLEAHFLHHLAFLHTARGDLHAAHAHAHEQLQLAVHHALPDLETLAHLLLARLALTLPDDDLAEAHLRAAQTHLPQHPALRAQWTVQHAELEIARGHTTRAAAHLRALLDDPSAGDAEDRGRAWTLLAELHPAVPPGECPGLHLPPVRALYLAGQLRAQNAPPEHLADAQALLRTGRVPAPEALQLLRALSAAHPGGPYAAERDALHARMTTPPAPPHATAVPTHRRTS
- a CDS encoding amylosucrase, encoding MLTPDFREELRLAFDDDRDADAFLLRLDRYWPDLTAALGTVYPDALADLERTLATRMVMSYHERPVDLKRLDHARLLQGDWLQHPSTTGYVAYTDRFAGTLKGVHEHLDYLSDLGVTYLHLMPLLKPRPGENDGGYAVMDYRAVRGDLGTMQDLAALTRALRERGISLCLDLVLNHVAREHSWAQKARSGNRKYRQYFHLYADRTVPDQYEQTLPEVFPDFAPGNFTWDDDAQSWVWTTFNAYQWDLNWANPDVFVEFCDILMYLANRGVEIFRLDAIAFLWKRLGTDCQNQPEVHAITQALRAVMRIVAPAVAFKAEAIVAPHQLIHYLGRGEHYGKVSDLAYHNSLMVQIWSSLASRDVTLLERALAHFPEKPATTTWATYLRCHDDIGWAIADADALAVGLSGDGHRRFLSDFYSGEFPGTFARGLVFQHNPRTGDRRVSGSAASLAGLERALEDGDAREMHLSLARLRLGHAVVLGFGGVPLLYMGDELAMLNDYSFQDVPEHAADNRWVHRPRMDWARAQRRADLGTPEGRMYTALAHLLRARRSLPQLHAGVESRVRHNPNPHVLILTREHPVGRLVQVYNFSEAPQTLDARVFEPYGWPVAVDRITGLRLPLGADEVEIAPYAHLWLTAP
- a CDS encoding antibiotic biosynthesis monooxygenase, which translates into the protein MTETERDPVTIVVRRRVRPGRVEAFETMITELILLLSRAPGHVGTGVIRPQTPDGEYTLVVRFDNVRHAADWETSTTRAEWLERLHPLLDGETRIEHQPGLEFWFTPPSAPALRQPPRWKMVVLTVAALYPLQLLLNLLIGAQLAHLPLAVRLLILAVAVVMLMTYVVMPRITHAARRWLAH